A window of Clostridioides sp. ES-S-0010-02 genomic DNA:
CTCCATTTAATATTTTATATTGAATTTGCTCAATTACTTGTTCATAAACTTTTTTACTAGCTATACTATTAAACATTTTTTCCTCCCATGTAGTAGTCGTTGTTATAATATATATCTATTATATATCTTAAGCCATTACATTCATATATTTTTGTTACTTTTAATATAATATCTTATAACTCAAATTTACAGGTGATATTATGAAAAAAAATAAAATTATTGGTTTTTTCGCTCCAGCTATCATAGTTGGGGTTCTAGTTTTAGGCATTATCTTATACCCAAATGAAGCTATAAAATCTGCAAGAGAGGGTTTTTCCATATGGTCTAATGTTCTAGTCCCATCGCTACTCCCTTTTATAATTGGTGCAAACCTAATTGTTGATTTAAAAATAGTAGATATTATAGGGTTTATTATTAATCCCATAACTAGACTTGTGTTTAATGTATCAGGAAAAAGTGCTTTAGCTTTTGCAATATCAGCAGTATCTGGTTATCCAGTGGGAGCAAGTCTAGCTTCTGAATTTAGAAGCAATAAACAGATTTCTAAGCATGAAGCCCAAAGACTGGTATCTTTTTGTTCTACATCAGGACCTTTATTTATAATAGGCTCAGTTGGTACAGGTATGTTTCAAAATTCAAATTTAGGTTACTTGATGATTTTATGCCATTACTTGGGAACTATATTGGTTGGTCTTTTTTTCAGAAATTATGGAAATGAAAATCTTCCAAAGACAAAATTAGATTTAAAAACAAACATAAAAAACATAATTAATATTAGAAGTTCTAGTGGTAATGGTTTTTTTGTTCTATTTGGAAATGCTGTCTTTAATGGAGTAAATACATTACTTACAGTTGGTGGATTTGTAATTGTTTTTTCGGTAGTATTTAAAATACTATCACTATTTAATGTAATCTCTTTAATAGCATCAGTTATATATTTACCACTTTCACTTTTAGGTGTCAATAAGGAGCTCTGTCAAGCATTTGTAAGCGGTCTATTTGAAATCACAATTGGTTGTAATAAGGTATCTAGTATAACAAGTGCCCCAGAAATCCTAAGAGCATCTTTGGCTAGTTTTCTGATAGGATTTAGCGGATTGTCCATACTAGCTCAATGTTGTACATTTTTATCAAAAACAGATATAGACTTAAAATTATACATATTAAGTAAGTTTGCACATGGACTTTTAGCAGGTTTATTTATTTTTATACTTTATCCTATTGCAAACTCTACTGTATTAGTTTCTAGCTTTGCTGATACATATAATGTTATATATAATAACTTAATTTGGTTCTATTATCTTAGCTATTATGACACTATTCTTCAAATTGTAATAATAATCTACTTAATTTCAGCTTTATTTGTTGCTAAAAAACACATGAGAAATTTATCTACAAGTGGAAAATTAATTAGATATAAAAATACTTTTTTTATAAAAAACTTATTTCGAAAAAAATAAAATGTATAAAAATTAACTAAATGCTTCCATTTTCTAATTATATTTGTCATAATCTTAATAACCTTTTTAATTACTTTATCAGCATAGTTATTTCATCACAATTTTGATAAATTTTTATAACAATATTTTTCAAAAATTCTCCTTAATCACATATAGCACACTTATATAAAGTAATTGGTATATTTTTCCAATATATAATATTTCATTTATATTATATAATAAATACCGACCTAAACTTATCAAATCAAACTAAGAGGAGTGGTTGAAAATGGCAACAAGACCTATAGAAATAGACGAATATAAAAAGATAATGGAACTACTACATACGGGCTTTATTTATAGTGAAAATGGCGTTGAAAAAAGATTTAGAAAGAATCCTAAGGTTGCATTAGCACTAATGTTAGAAGCTAATTTAGGTCTAAGAATATCAGATATTTTAAGATTAAAAATAGGTAATTTTAAAGGTAATATGTTGGAAATAAATGAAAAAAAGACAGGTAAACTACAGTATAGACCTGTTAACAAAAATATAATTGAATCTATAAATGAACATGCAAGAAAGTATAATCTTAAATCAGATGACTACTTAGTAAATATAAAGACAAAAGCTATCCAGAAACAATTGAGAATAATTTGTAAATACTTAAATTTGTATAACATAAGCACACATAGCTTTAGAAAGCTCTATGCTACTACTCAATTTGAAAAGAGTAACAATAACTTAGAATTAGTTAAGGAACTCTTAAACCATAGCTCTGTAGCCACTACACAGCGATATATAAGGGTAACTCAGCAAGCTATTAACGAGGCGAGTGAAAATTTTTTTATTGAATAAGTAAAATGTTATAATCTATCTATTTTTCTATTATCTTATTAAGTCACCAGCTGTTAAAAAGGTGAAGAAAAACAAAATAAACTTTTTGTTTTTCTTCACCTTTAAATTTTTACAGTCATTACATAGATATTTTAATCTACTTTTAATAGTTTTTTAACTGACTTACTATATTCATTTCTCTTTACATCTTCTAAGAACCTATCAATTTCATGTTCTGATTTTGCATTTATAAAAATAGCAAATTCTTCTTCATCTATAATATTATAGCTATCTACATATTTATCTAAACATTTTAAAATTCCATCTTTATTATATTCACTAAATCTAACTACTGCACTACATTCATCTTCTATAAGCCCACTCAAATCCAATTTACCTTTTGAAAAAGACTTTATATTTGAACTCCTATTATCTATTATATCTATGATATCAGCATAAACAGCACTTCCTGTTGCACCTCTTCCAGCACCCTTACCTACAAAAGAAAGTTCTCCTACAGAATCTCCCACTATAATTACTACATTAAACTCATTATCTATTTTAGACAGCATATTATCATTATCCACCAATGCAGGTCTAACAAATCCACTTACTTCTCCCAATTCATATTTACTTCTAGCAACTAATTTTATCTTACAATTTAATTTCTTAGCATATTCTATATCCTTTTCATCTATTGAAGTTATTCCTTCTAATAACAAATCTTTCCAATACACTATTTTCCCATAAGATAAAGTAGATAATATAGATAGTTTTCTAGCACTATCATATCCTAATACATCTGCATCTGGATTAACTTCTGCAAATCCTAGTTCTTGTGCTTGTTTTAAAGCTACATCATATGGTAAATTTTCATCATACATCTTTGATAATATAAAGTTGCATGTTCCATTTAAAATAGCATTTATACTTTTTATATTATTACCTTCTAATGATTCTATTAATGGCTTTAAAACTGGAATACCACCTGCTACTGATGCTTCAAATTTAATGCTAACATCATTTAAGTTAGCCAGCTCTATAAGGTCACTACCTCTTTCAGCTAATAAATCTTTATTTGCTGTTACTACATGTATTTTTTTATTTAGAGCTCTTGTTACATAATCAAGAGCTGGATTTAGTCCTCCAATTACTTCAACTAATATATCAACTTCTTTGTTAAATATATCTTCTATATCTGTTGTTACCTTATCAAAATATCTCTTTGATTTATGTTTCTCTTTATTTTTAACTAAAATTCCAGCTATTTCTATTTCTCTTTTTAAAGTATTATTCTCTATTAAATCTATTAATCCACTTCCTACTGTTCCATACCCTAGTATTCCTATCTTCACTGTTACATACCCCCATCACTTTTGATTATATTAATTTATTTATATATATAAATATGCCAATTAAAAAAGCTTGAGTATAAACTCAAGCCATATGACGGGTTTATACTCATCTTTCAGCGTAATTGCTGCAGGAT
This region includes:
- a CDS encoding sporulation integral membrane protein YlbJ, whose translation is MKKNKIIGFFAPAIIVGVLVLGIILYPNEAIKSAREGFSIWSNVLVPSLLPFIIGANLIVDLKIVDIIGFIINPITRLVFNVSGKSALAFAISAVSGYPVGASLASEFRSNKQISKHEAQRLVSFCSTSGPLFIIGSVGTGMFQNSNLGYLMILCHYLGTILVGLFFRNYGNENLPKTKLDLKTNIKNIINIRSSSGNGFFVLFGNAVFNGVNTLLTVGGFVIVFSVVFKILSLFNVISLIASVIYLPLSLLGVNKELCQAFVSGLFEITIGCNKVSSITSAPEILRASLASFLIGFSGLSILAQCCTFLSKTDIDLKLYILSKFAHGLLAGLFIFILYPIANSTVLVSSFADTYNVIYNNLIWFYYLSYYDTILQIVIIIYLISALFVAKKHMRNLSTSGKLIRYKNTFFIKNLFRKK
- a CDS encoding tyrosine-type recombinase/integrase, whose translation is MATRPIEIDEYKKIMELLHTGFIYSENGVEKRFRKNPKVALALMLEANLGLRISDILRLKIGNFKGNMLEINEKKTGKLQYRPVNKNIIESINEHARKYNLKSDDYLVNIKTKAIQKQLRIICKYLNLYNISTHSFRKLYATTQFEKSNNNLELVKELLNHSSVATTQRYIRVTQQAINEASENFFIE
- a CDS encoding homoserine dehydrogenase produces the protein MKIGILGYGTVGSGLIDLIENNTLKREIEIAGILVKNKEKHKSKRYFDKVTTDIEDIFNKEVDILVEVIGGLNPALDYVTRALNKKIHVVTANKDLLAERGSDLIELANLNDVSIKFEASVAGGIPVLKPLIESLEGNNIKSINAILNGTCNFILSKMYDENLPYDVALKQAQELGFAEVNPDADVLGYDSARKLSILSTLSYGKIVYWKDLLLEGITSIDEKDIEYAKKLNCKIKLVARSKYELGEVSGFVRPALVDNDNMLSKIDNEFNVVIIVGDSVGELSFVGKGAGRGATGSAVYADIIDIIDNRSSNIKSFSKGKLDLSGLIEDECSAVVRFSEYNKDGILKCLDKYVDSYNIIDEEEFAIFINAKSEHEIDRFLEDVKRNEYSKSVKKLLKVD